In the Thermodesulfovibrio yellowstonii DSM 11347 genome, one interval contains:
- a CDS encoding ImmA/IrrE family metallo-endopeptidase has product MSKIDINKEILIWAINRSGLNLDIIKKKFPKIDKWLNDEDKPTIKQAEQLAKMLYIPFGMFFTRALPEDEITIPFFRTKGEQRKLSPELIDTIHIIKQRQDWIKEYFLQTGNEPLDFVGTVSLEDDINDVSAKIKNRLGLKENWAAVFNTWQHAFNYFKEAVEEIGIFVIINGIVGNNTRRKLDVQEFRGFVITDKLAPFVFINGQDARAAQIFTLAHELVHVWLGKSAIFDLRELLPADDKTEQFCDRVAAEFLVPQNAIRDIWETYKDDEDKYQKLAKHFKVSELVIARRALDINLINKEQFLNFYKYYLNKERIKYKGGDFYLVQLQRVGKKFGQIVYLAVKEGALLYREAYKLTGLYGEIYEKFTKKLFEGKTEWIEKKLTF; this is encoded by the coding sequence ATGAGCAAAATAGATATTAATAAAGAAATTTTAATATGGGCAATTAATAGAAGCGGGCTAAACCTGGATATTATAAAGAAAAAATTTCCCAAAATTGATAAATGGCTTAATGATGAAGATAAACCTACCATTAAGCAGGCAGAACAGCTTGCTAAGATGCTTTATATACCATTCGGAATGTTTTTCACTCGCGCTCTACCTGAAGATGAAATCACAATTCCATTTTTTAGAACAAAAGGAGAACAAAGGAAATTAAGCCCTGAACTGATTGATACAATTCACATTATTAAACAAAGACAGGATTGGATTAAAGAATACTTTTTACAAACAGGTAATGAACCCCTTGATTTTGTAGGAACGGTTAGTCTGGAAGATGACATTAACGATGTATCAGCTAAAATCAAAAATAGATTAGGTTTAAAAGAAAATTGGGCAGCGGTTTTCAATACATGGCAACATGCATTCAATTATTTTAAAGAAGCTGTAGAAGAGATAGGTATTTTTGTGATTATTAATGGAATAGTTGGTAATAATACTCGCAGGAAACTGGATGTTCAGGAGTTCAGGGGATTTGTTATTACTGATAAACTTGCTCCGTTTGTTTTCATAAATGGACAAGATGCCAGAGCAGCACAAATTTTTACTCTTGCTCATGAATTGGTGCATGTCTGGCTTGGCAAAAGTGCTATTTTTGACTTAAGAGAGTTGCTTCCAGCAGATGATAAAACTGAACAATTTTGTGACCGTGTTGCTGCAGAATTTTTAGTTCCTCAAAATGCTATTAGGGATATATGGGAAACCTATAAGGATGATGAAGATAAATATCAGAAACTTGCAAAGCATTTCAAAGTTAGTGAATTGGTTATAGCACGCAGAGCATTAGATATAAATTTGATTAATAAAGAACAATTTTTGAATTTCTATAAATACTATTTAAATAAAGAAAGAATTAAGTATAAAGGTGGGGATTTTTATTTGGTGCAGTTACAAAGGGTGGGAAAAAAATTTGGTCAAATTGTATACCTCGCTGTTAAAGAAGGGGCTCTTTTATATAGAGAAGCCTATAAATTAACAGGATTATATGGTGAGATTTACGAGAAATTTACGAAGAAATTATTTGAAGGAAAAACTGAGTGGATAGAGAAGAAACTTACCTTTTAG